A region from the Triticum aestivum cultivar Chinese Spring chromosome 3D, IWGSC CS RefSeq v2.1, whole genome shotgun sequence genome encodes:
- the LOC123073744 gene encoding transcription repressor MYB4-like, with product MREPRRSPSRQPTTARSRRRPKLVTERLTTTISDARSLQPAMATGGLLAGTTTNFSEDEEDLLIKLHALLGNRWSIIAGRLPGRTGEEVEAHWGSPAMRRRTGGADPDSHRVLLQALLASSHDQHGEHLPRVIPNEVRREHRGRPSFSNDGLDDWALSDADSRCLAQVNLELSLSMPCSTST from the exons ATGAGGGAGCCACGACGCAGTCCGAGCAGGCAGCCGACGACGGCGAGGAGCCGCCGCCGGCCGAAGCTTGTCACGGAGCGCCTGACCACTACTATCAGTGATGCGCGGTCGCTGCAGCCGGCTATGGCTACAGGGGGGCTACTTGCTGGGACGACGACGAACTTCTCCGAGGACGAGGAGGACCTCCTCATCAAGCTGCATGCTTTGCTCGGAAACCG CTGGTCCATCATCGCCGGGAGGCTGCCTGGGAGGACGGGCGAGGAGGTCGAGGCCCACTGGGGTTCGCCGGCGATGAGGAGGCGCACGGGCGGCGCCGACCCCGACAGCCATCGTGTGCTATTGCAGGCTTTGCTAGCCTCGTCACATGATCAGCACGGCGAGCATCTGCCAAGGGTAATTCCAAATGAAGTGCGCCGGGAGCACCGGGGCCGTCCTTCCTTCTCCAACGACGGACTCGACGACTGGGCATTGTCGGACGCCGACAGCAGGTGCCTCGCTCAAGTGAACCTGGAGCTCAGCCTCTCTATGCCGTGCAGTACGTCTACTTAA
- the LOC123073745 gene encoding patatin-like protein 2, protein MPPAMQVAEGAGLRSNGPRILMNAAQRALSRGASSSLGSPRSPPPSYGSIVTVLSIDGGGVRGIIPGTILAFLEEKLQELDGPEARISDYFDVIAGTSTGGLVTAMLSAPDDAGRPLFAAKDINKFYLDHCPSIFPQASKGPFSLMRSMMGPKYNGEYLHSVVKELLGDTRVGDTLNNVVIPTFDIKLLQPTIFSTYNAMKDKSKNALLSDVCISTSAAPTYLPGHHFRTEQEDGKVREFNLIDGGVAANNPTLLAMTDVSKQILMGNPDFFPIKPADYGKFMILSLGTGTAKIEEKFDAAECSKWGLLGWLYNRGATPIIDSFSQASADLVDIHASVLFQALHCEKRYLRIQDDELKGETASVDVSTPENLNRLVDVGKALLKRQVCKVNAETGKNEPDQHRGTNEEELVNFARMLSEERKARLRKEGDVEL, encoded by the exons ATGCCGCCGGCCATGCAAGTAGCGGAAGGGGCCGGGCTGAGAAGCAACGGGCCCCGGATCCTGATGAACGCGGCCCAGCGTGCCCTCAGCCGTGGCGCGTCGTCGTCGTTGGGGAGCCCCAGGTCGCCTCCGCCCTCCTACGGGAGCATCGTTACAGTGCTCAGCATCGACGGCGGTGGCGTGCGCGGGATCATCCCCGGCACCATCCTCGCCTTCCTCGAGGAGAAGCTCCAGGAGCTCGACGGGCCCGAGGCGAGGATCTCGGACTACTTCGACGTGATCGCCGGGACGAGCACCGGCGGGCTGGTGACGGCCATGCTCAGCGCGCCCGACGACGCGGGCCGTCCGCTCTTCGCCGCCAAGGACATCAACAAGTTCTACCTCGACCACTGCCCGAGTATCTTCCCTCAAGCCAG CAAAGGGCCCTTCAGCTTGATGAGGAGCATGATGGGACCCAAGTACAACGGCGAGTACCTCCACTCCGTCGTCAAGGAGCTGCTCGGCGACACGCGGGTCGGCGACACGCTCAACAACGTCGTCATCCCAACCTTCGACATCAAACTCCTGCAGCCCACAATCTTCTCCACTTACAAC GCCATGAAGGATAAATCGAAAAACGCTCTTCTATCGGACGTCTGCATCAGCACGTCCGCTGCGCCGACCTACCTCCCCGGCCACCACTTCCGGACAGAGCAAGAGGATGGCAAAGTCCGGGAATTCaacctcatcgacggtggcgttgCTGCAAACAATCCG ACCTTGCTGGCAATGACGGACGTAAGCAAGCAGATCCTGATGGGAAACCCAGACTTCTTCCCCATCAAGCCCGCGGACTACGGCAAGTTCATGATCCTTTCGCTGGGCACCGGTACCGCCAAGATCGAAGAGAAGTTCGACGCTGCCGAATGCAGCAAGTGGGGCCTTCTTGGGTGGCTCTACAACAGGGGCGCCACGCCCATCATCGATAGCTTCAGCCAGGCCAGTGCTGACCTTGTGGACATCCACGCCTCTGTGCTCTTTCAGGCGCTTCACTGCGAGAAGCGCTACCTCCGGATCCAAGACGACGAGCTCAAGGGTGAGACGGCCTCCGTCGACGTGTCAACGCCGGAGAACCTCAACCGGCTCGTCGACGTTGGCAAGGCACTGCTCAAGAGGCAGGTGTGCAAAGTGAACGCTGAGACGGGGAAGAATGAGCCCGACCAACATAGGGGCACGAATGAGGAGGAGTTGGTCAATTTCGCACGCATGTTGTCGGAGGAGCGCAAAGCCAGACTTCGGAAGGAGGGCGATGTTGAACTCTAG